The sequence TCAGCCAGAGTAAAAATATTCTTTTGAATCTCTAAATCATTCAATGCGCTGATAACAATCACCGGCACTGAACTCACCTCGCGAATCTCTGATAAAATTTTTTCACCGCCAAGACTAGGCAACATTAAATCTAAAACCAGCAAATCAATCTCATGATTATAAAATTTTTCTAATCCGGTCTGTCCATCAATGCTCGAAAGCACCACATAACCATCATTTTTCAAAAAAGCACAAATCGAATTATTGATTTCAACGTCATCCTCAATAACCAAAATACATTGTTTCTTCATTGCAAACACTCCTTTCATAAAATAATTCGTTTATAAACTTAACTAAAAGTATAGCAAAAAGTTATGAAGAACTTATGTAGAAAAAACTCCACAAAAAAACGGTCCGCAATAAGCGGACCGTTTTTCCTTACTCAGCTACTGCCGTATCAACTTCTGGATTTTTAGCCTTCACAACTTTAAATATACCAAAAGCTATTAAGGCAATTGCTACAATTGCAAATAACAATGAAGTTATTTCAAATCCTAAAACACTATAGAAAACATATAAAATACGCGGAACTGAAACTGAGTCAGCACCACCCATAAACGATGAAAAAATCCATAGGTCTAATACCAGAAAAACTCCCCCGGCAAAAATATAGCCAATACCATTCTTTTTGTCTTGATTCATACAAAACCCTCCGTAATATGCCCCACGCATCTACAAGCATACCATAATCACCCATAATCTTGCAATAAAGTTTCTTTGTGAAAATTTCAAAAAAGCAAGCTCCCCGAAGCAGAGCTTGCTTTTTTCTATTTCTCTAAAATATAAAGTGCATCACCAATGAACGGATGCATTGCTAAGGTTGTTATTTGTTTATCCTCATTATATTTTGCATCAAGCATACTGGTTTGCTTTGTTTCTAGATGGACAGCACTTATTTTATATTGTTGGTAATCGCCTTTCAATTGCAATTTAATGTTGGAAGGCAGATAAATGTAAATTGCCTGTTCATGCTGTGCTGCCCGAATTTCAGGTGAGCCAAGGATAATGTCCTGGCAGGGTTTGATATCATGCAAGTGATGACTTTCAAAAAATGTTTTGATATAAGCATAGTCCCAAGCACCCTCAAAATGCAAAGCCGTATGCCAATCATATGGTGGTTCAAATGCCTCACCGACACTTGAATCGAAATCCTCACTTGCAGTATGCCATGACCAGATACCATGCGCCCCATAAGTTACACCAGCACTAGCTCCTGACAGAACACTTTGCCACGCTGCTCGCCGCACATCAAAACGGTTAAATCGACCGTACACTTTGCGACTGTATCCCATCTGTTCATAGCATGGTTCTGAATTAATAACTGGTTTTTGTGGTTGCTCGCCGGCAAATTTTTCGGCAAGTAAATAGGTAGTTTCTTGGTATGCACTATTATGCCCTGATTGATACATATAAAAATCAAGTCCTGAATTGTTTTGCAGACGCTTTGGCAAACTATCTGCCCGTCCTTGAATATGTAAAGTTGTCAATCCGTTCGGATCAACCCGTTTCACTGCATTCAGTGCCCGTTCATAATACTCAATCACGGTATCGTTAGGAAAATCAGTATCGCCACTAATAATATAAATAGGCTGATACTTAGCAAACCGTTGTGCAATATATTCAGCATACTCTTCAACCAGATCTAATGGAAACAAACTTGTAGCCTTTAATTTTGTCGCCCAAGTATCCGGTAAATAATTGCACCACAACAGCACTAGTGCCACAGTAATTCCATAATCACGCGCCTGCGCCACCATACGCACTGCCCGGTCAAAATAAGCATCGTTGCGTTTACTAAAGTCAAAAGTTCCATCAGCATTCTTTCCGAATGGTAACAATGCTAAATTAGTTGCACTTGAATCCCATTGCCATAACATATTAATTTGAATCACGTTGAACCCTTGTTGTTTTCGTACTGACAAATAGTATTGCCAATCTTCATCGCTGATATTGGTAAAAGCACTCCAGCAAGTATCTGCTAAATAAAACCCTGGTTCGCCATCTACCAAAAAATAGCGCTTATCTTTACTTATATCAAACATCTTTATCATTCCGTTTCTTTATTAAGATACTGGTTCTGTTGCAACTTCCTCATGTAAGTTCGCTTTTTCTTCATCTCTCTGCTGCTTATCTAATAGTTTAACAAACGGGAAATACAGAAGGCAAGCGGCAAGAATACAAATTATTTGTAAAACAGCAATCTGCCAGCCACCGGCAATGAAACCATTAATTAAAACCGGCGTACCGAATGGCACCTGGACCCCACTTAGTCTTGGGAAAATGCCAGAAGCGATACCAAAGTAAGCAATTAAAATTTGCACTAACGGTGATAGAATAAATGGAATCATCATAATCGGATTTAAAATTAATGGTAACCCAAAAACAATTGGTTCATTAATAGTAAATAATCCTGGAACTGCACTCAAATTGGCAATAGTTCGATTTTGTTTACTCTTTGAAAATACTAAGATTACAATAATCAACGACAATGTTGCACCAGCACCACCAATACCACCAAAAATATTATAGAAAGATTGCCCGAGAATATTTGGCAGGTCGCTGTTCATCGCTCCAGCTGCCAACGCATCCATATTAGCAACATCCATTGGCAAATAGAGTGCCGTAATGAAACTACCAACAACCAATGAGCCATGAATTCCAAAGAACCAAAGAATCATTTGAATCAAAACGATAAACAATAATGACCAAACACTTGACGACAAACTTTGCAGTGGTGTTGCAATAATTGAATAAACAAATCCTGAGAATGATGTAAACGATGTAAAGCCAAAACCAAAAGACACAAGCATTGCTAAAGCACCAACAATAATTGCTGGTAATAACCCGGCAAAGGTTTCACTAACAAATAAAGGCACACTTTCTGGCATCTTAATAGTAATCTTACGAGCCATTAAGAAGCAATAGATTCTGGTAAAGACCAAACTACTAATCATTGCAGTAAACAGTCCTTGCGCCCCCAGCCAACTGCTATCCAGTGTTGAACCAGCTTCTAATTGTAGCATTGGTGTCATCATCAAGAAGCAAAACAAAGAAATAATTGCCCCTGTCAGGGGTGATTGTTTGAAATTTCTAGCCAAATTATAACCAATCAAAAATGCTGCGTATAATGAAAGTACACCAACAGTTAATGAATATGCCGTCAACAGGTATGGTGCAATTCCAACATAAGCAATAAAATCCTTCCACGGATCAATTGGCAATACTGCCAACAATAAAGCAATTGAACCAATAATGTTAATCGCCAAAGTACCCATTAATCCATTTGAAATTGCCTTTAAATAATTATTCGATTGTACTTTTTCTGCAAAAATTAAAATCTTATCCATATACTTTTCCAATTGTAAAACCTCCATTTTTTTATTTTTTCAATATGTATTTTAGTATCTATTTTAAAACATATCGGCATACCCCTTCCATTGATGATAATTTGTCTGTATTCGCTCTGGAGTATATAACGTATATTTATTATTTATTGAAAAAGCTCCCGGAATTGCCAGCGCTCCAAGCGCTGACAATTCCTCAGTTTCACTTACAGCAACAACCCTATTCAATACTGAGCTTAGATATTGCATTAATTGCTGATTCTTAGTCACGCCACCATCAAGACGCACCTTAGTAATGCTCGCGCTACTTAACTGCTCCATCTCATCAATGACTGCTTTAATTTGATATACGATACTATCGAATACCGCACGAATCACATGAGCATTAGTGGTCGAACGTGTCATGCCAATGACTGCAGCCTGAGCACCCGGGCGCCAGAACGGCGCCGCCAGTCCAAGCTGAGCCGGGATAAAGAACACCCCGTTACTATCATCTAATTCAAAAGCAAGTTGGGTTGCTAGCTCCGGACTATCAAACAACTGTAAATTTTCCTGCGCCCAGATTAAAGTGTCTCCGCACGAACGAATAATTCCTTCCAAAGCATAGTTAGCACGACCACATTGTTGCCAAGCAATTGTTGTCATCATTGTATTACTGTTCGGAGCATCGCCAGTGCCTAATTGCATCATCACGGAGCAACCAGTGCCAAGAGTTGCTTTGATTTCACCATTGTCCAGACATTGCTGGCCAAAGAGCGCTGCCTGAGAATCAGCCATCACACTGATAATCGGAATTCCGCGATAGTCGCCAAAATCGTCTGCTGATTGCAATACTATTGGCAACATTTCTGGCGTAACTCTAAATAGCTCCATCAACTCTTGATCCCATGCCAACCGATGTATATCAAATAGTAATGTACGACTGGCATTACTTGGTTCAGTTGCAAACACACGACCGCCAGTTAAATTCCATATCAACCATGCATCCATCGTACCAACCGCCAAGTCACCAGCCTGCATGGCTAATTTGTATTCATCATTATTTTCAAAAAGCCAACGTAACTTCGGACCGCTAAAATAAGAATCTATCTTCAGACCAGTCTTAGCTCTGATAGTCGCTTCATATCCGGCACTTATTAACTGTTCACAGATTTGCTGACTACGAATGCACTGCCAAACCAGCGCGTTCGCTAATGGCTCACCTGTACTTTTATGCCATGCTACAATAGTTTCCCGCTGATTGGTAATTGAAATACTTGTAATCTGCCCGGGATAACGGTCAATCAATTCATCTAAAAGACGATACACATTATCAACTATTTCCATCGGATCATGTTCTACCCATGCCTCTTGCGGATAAATTTGTTGGTGCTTACAATCAAGTCGTTCAACTACTTCAATACCTGCATCAATCTTTACCAACAAACACTTAGTTCCTGAAGTACTCTGATCAATCACCACCCGATATTCATCCATCATGACCACCAACCATTTCTTGAGCAACTTCATATACTGACTGCGCATCTAATCCATAGTGAGAAAAAATTTCAGCTGATGAGCCGGTCACCACCGGTTCATCAGGGATACCAATAATTTTGTGTATGACATTTGTTGTCATACTCAGCGCCTCTGCTATCGCTGCCCCTAAACCACCAAAAATGCTATGCTCCTCTAACGATATTACCCGCCGCGTTGCCTCAGCTTCACTTCGAATCAATTCAATGTCCAAAGGTTTTATCGTGTGAATATTTATTACGCTACACGCAATATTTATTTGTGCTAATAGTTCAGCAGTATCTAATGCAACCCGCACCATCTCGCCAGTTGCAATTATAGTTATATCTGTCCCCGCGCGTAGCTTAACACCTTTACCGATAGTAAATCCATAATCTGCCGACTCATAACAATCCGCGACCGGGTTTCGACCGATACGAATATATGCTGGCTGGTTTGATACCACCAGTGCCCGAAACATTGCTTCAGTTTCAAATCGGTCAGCCGGCAAGAGTACCTGCAAATTTGGTATCGCTCTAGTCACCGCAATATCCTGCAAGGAATGATGGCTCATTCCTAGTGCACCATAACTGACACCGCCACTGATACCAACCAACTTCACATTAGTGTTTGAATAAGCAACATCAACTTTAATCTGCTCAATACTGCGCATACTAAGGAAACACGCTGGCGACGCTACAAAACTGCGTTTACCGCTATGTGCAAGTCCGGCGGCAATACTAACTAAATTTTGTTCGGCAATGCCAACTTCTACTAATTGTTCGGGAAGTTGTTCAGCAAACTTCGCAAGTGATGCTGACCCCCGCGAATCACTGGTTAGCACGACTAAATCGCGATTCTGCTGTCCAGCAGCAACCAATACATCACAAACAACTTGCCGATTAGCAACTTTATTACTCATTGCGCTCACCTCCTGTCTGCAAATCTTTAGTTGCTGCCAAATACTCGCCCTCATTTGGTACATAATGGTGCCAAGCAGGATTATTTTCAGCAGCATGAATACCTTTACCTTTTATTGTATTAGCAATAATCATTGTCGGCTTAGCCGGTACTGGCTCCTGATGCAAAACTCGCACAAGCTCATTCACATTATTGCCATCTACTTCAATAACATGCCAGCCAAAAGCCTCCCACTTATCTGCGAGTGGCTCTACCGCCATAACTTGCTCCGAAGCACCGCTAATCTGTAAACCATTACGATCAATAATTGCTGTCAAATTATGCAGTTGATAATGTGGTGCTGCCATCGCTGCTTCCCACACCGAACCTTCGGCAAGCTCACCGTCACCCATTAAAACGTAAGTATGATAAGATTTACTATCCATCTTAGCCGCCAAGGCAATTCCGGTGGCTATCGCCAATCCATGTCCTAATGAACCAGTATTCATCTCAACACCGCCAACTTTATTATTAGGATGACCAATTAATCTTGAACCATATTGCGAAAATGTATCTAACTCCTCCTTAGGGAAGAATCCTTTATCAGCTAAAATCGTCCAATAAACTTCCGCAGCATGTCCTTTGCTTTGAATATAGCGATCACGCTCCGATGCTTCCGGATTTGCAGCATCAATATTCATAACTGCATAATATAATGCCACTAAAATATCAGTACAAGATAAATCTGAACCTAAGTGTCCAGCTCCCTGCTTATAAATCAAATCTAAAGTTGCTTGTCTTATTTGCAATGCTTTTTGCTCTAAATCAACCATTTTTATTCCCGCTTTCTATTCACCGCGTAGATATGCCCGAACTTCTTCTTCAATCGGATCATATAAATCAACTGTAACACCTATATATTTACATGCCTCATATAATATAGGCACAACATCTTCATGAATACCGCTCACATGATGAATATATGGTCCGCTCACAATCTTTTCTTCCAATCGTTTTAGATTAGCCACTTCAACCCATAAGTAAGTCCCCTTCGTATAAGGACCTTCAATTGCTTTGGCATTCCCTAGCAATAAAGAATATTCACCATTGTCGCCATCAAAACGGCATAAAGTTAATTCACCGTGCTTTGCTTCAGCTGCAACTGCCCCTGGATGACTAAAAGCTAATGGGTACCCAAGTGTTGGCTTTTCTCGAGCTGCTGAAAAAGGAAACAAACCACAATGTTGTAATAATTCGCCATTCTCATTATCCGGATGACGCACCGTCCAATCAGCGAAAATACTCTTCTTACCTTCGCGACTTGCCGCCTCAATCAGAATACTGGTAATAGCTCCATGAATATCAGTTTCACAAACTACTGGAATACCCTCATCAATCAACATTGCATTCGCTGCACACGGCATAATACCAATCTCATCTTGCAACGCCGTCCAACATTGAATCGCAATTGCATTACAACCATACTTTCGACACAAATTTTGCATAGCCACTTTTAATGCCGCCACCATCTCCAAATCCTGTTGTTGCATCTGCACATGAGTACATTTCTGACAATGCATCACCGTAACATCAATCTCACTCAGCGCCACTTTTTTTACTTGGTGAATCTCAGCAATCAACTCCGGTATTGGCACCGGCGCTAATTGCACATTAAATTTCTCTAATAACTCACCCTCATTACACATCGTTGTTAAAAAATCATAAGGTCTTGGGCCAATCTGTAAAATCTTAATACTGTTAAATGCAGAAACCACCCGACAAACTGCCAAAAAATCAGTTATCCCTCGTTCAAACTCAGGATCATCAAGTCGACAATTAGTCATATATGTAAATGGCACTTGAAAGCGGCGTAATACTTTCCCGGTTGCAAATAAGCCGCATTGGGTATCTCGCAGACGAATACCATCTTCATCCGGTCGTTCATCACGAGGTCCCCAAAGCAAAACCGGAACTCCCAATGCTTTTGCCAAACGCGCACAAACATACTCAGTACCGAAATTTGTATGTGGCAGAAATAATCCTTGAATATTGGCCGCTTTGAATTTTTCAATAATTGGCTCTAAATCAGCTTCATCATATAAAAGTCCGTCCTCATTAAATTCAGCAATATCCACAAAATCAATTTCTAATTGATCAAGCTTCACTCTTGTTAACTCTGCATACTTCACCGCATCTGGCGCGCTAAAGATATTTCTTCGTGTTGGTGCAAAGCCAATTCTCACTTTACTCATAATAATTCTCCTTTTGTTTATAGTTTGTCAAAACTAAACTAAAAGCGCTTTCTTTACTAAATATTAAATCATTTTAGTAAACATAAGTCAATAGTTTATTTATATTTAGTTTAAGTTTAGTTTAATTTAGCTAATTTATTCCATAAAAAGTGATAATATTTGATAAACAAAAAGTAATCATGTTATAATAACTCTATTAGTTTAGTTTTAGTTTACTGGAGGAATGTACTTTGAAGATAGATGACATCGCGCGTATAGCAAAAGTTTCAAAATCTGCTGTTTCACTTGCTTTAAACGGCAAACCGGGAGTTAGTGACAAAACTCGCGCCCATATTTTAAAAATTGCCGAAGAGTATAATTACATCCCGCTTCGTAATAATAAAAAAAAGGATACTTCTGGCCAACAAATTATTCGCTTTTTGGCATGCAAAAATAATGACATTATTACTGATCACTACGAAACTCTGCCATTCTTTAATGAACTTATCGGATATTTAACCGAAGATATCAAAGAATATCCTTTTACTCTGCTCATCTCAACCATTAACGCTGATGATATGCAAAACGAACTTACTGAACTTGAAATTGCACAACCATCAGCGGGTATTCTCTTGCTTGGAACTAACCTGTCAAGTAACCAAGTTCAAATCGTCAAAGATATACAACCAAACCTCGTTGTTCTAGACACTTGTATTCGCAACATGCCAGTGAGCTTTGTCTCAATCAATAATTACTTTGGCGGCTTCGAAGCAGCTCGCTATTTACTTAGCCTCGGACATACTAAAATTGGTTACGTCATGGGTCAACCACGAATATATAACTTCGACTACCGCCAAAAAGGATTTAATGATGCCCTCAATGAAGCTGGCATTACTATTGACAAACAACATATCTACCACTTGCCGGCAATGCAAATCGGCATTTATGAACAAGCAAAAAATCAAATCCAGGCAACTACTGATTTGCCAACCGCTATCTTCTGCGAAAATGATTATATGGCAATCAGCATCATAAAGATACTTGCCGATATAGGAATCTCTGTTCCGGATGATGTCTCAATCATTGGCTTCGATAACATTAGTGAGGGCAATGTTGTTACTCCGGAACTCACAACCATCCATGTAAAGAAAAATCTGTTATCAGCAATGTCACTGCAGCAACTCAGCCAACAAATCGAAACCAAACACCCCAATGACAGTTACCAAATATTAATCAACACATCACTGATTGAACGTAACTCTTGCAAAACCCTTAAATAAAAAGTCGCACCTTGACCGGTGCGACTTTTTATATTCTACTTTACTAACAGACCCAAAAACTCCCGAACCTGCCGTGGATTTTTCAATACAATCAAATCAAACTCCGAGCTGCTCTGCGCCAGCGCCGCGATAACCCGCGGCCGCGATTCACGCTTAAAGTTCCAAACAAATGTCAGAAACTCTAAATCCAGTTTCTCTTCACAACCGGCGCTCATATCTTCGCGTGTCCGGCCACGATATTGAAAATATCGCTTAATCACCCTCGGAAAATAAATTCGTCGCGGGAAATCAAGAAAAATAACTGTATCAGCGTATTCCAGTCGCAATGGCAATGAATCCGCATAATTACCATCAATAATCCACGCTGATTCAGTGGTCATAACTTCTTTCGAGTCATCCAGCAACGCATCTTTGCCAATAGACTGCCAGTTTTCTCGCCAAAACATCTGATCCAGATGAAAAACCGGAATAACTAAAGCAGCTCCTAATCGCCTAGCAAATGTAGACTTACC comes from Culicoidibacter larvae and encodes:
- a CDS encoding FGGY-family carbohydrate kinase; protein product: MKLLKKWLVVMMDEYRVVIDQSTSGTKCLLVKIDAGIEVVERLDCKHQQIYPQEAWVEHDPMEIVDNVYRLLDELIDRYPGQITSISITNQRETIVAWHKSTGEPLANALVWQCIRSQQICEQLISAGYEATIRAKTGLKIDSYFSGPKLRWLFENNDEYKLAMQAGDLAVGTMDAWLIWNLTGGRVFATEPSNASRTLLFDIHRLAWDQELMELFRVTPEMLPIVLQSADDFGDYRGIPIISVMADSQAALFGQQCLDNGEIKATLGTGCSVMMQLGTGDAPNSNTMMTTIAWQQCGRANYALEGIIRSCGDTLIWAQENLQLFDSPELATQLAFELDDSNGVFFIPAQLGLAAPFWRPGAQAAVIGMTRSTTNAHVIRAVFDSIVYQIKAVIDEMEQLSSASITKVRLDGGVTKNQQLMQYLSSVLNRVVAVSETEELSALGALAIPGAFSINNKYTLYTPERIQTNYHQWKGYADMF
- a CDS encoding PTS sugar transporter subunit IIC, with translation MEKYMDKILIFAEKVQSNNYLKAISNGLMGTLAINIIGSIALLLAVLPIDPWKDFIAYVGIAPYLLTAYSLTVGVLSLYAAFLIGYNLARNFKQSPLTGAIISLFCFLMMTPMLQLEAGSTLDSSWLGAQGLFTAMISSLVFTRIYCFLMARKITIKMPESVPLFVSETFAGLLPAIIVGALAMLVSFGFGFTSFTSFSGFVYSIIATPLQSLSSSVWSLLFIVLIQMILWFFGIHGSLVVGSFITALYLPMDVANMDALAAGAMNSDLPNILGQSFYNIFGGIGGAGATLSLIIVILVFSKSKQNRTIANLSAVPGLFTINEPIVFGLPLILNPIMMIPFILSPLVQILIAYFGIASGIFPRLSGVQVPFGTPVLINGFIAGGWQIAVLQIICILAACLLYFPFVKLLDKQQRDEEKANLHEEVATEPVS
- a CDS encoding LacI family DNA-binding transcriptional regulator, coding for MKIDDIARIAKVSKSAVSLALNGKPGVSDKTRAHILKIAEEYNYIPLRNNKKKDTSGQQIIRFLACKNNDIITDHYETLPFFNELIGYLTEDIKEYPFTLLISTINADDMQNELTELEIAQPSAGILLLGTNLSSNQVQIVKDIQPNLVVLDTCIRNMPVSFVSINNYFGGFEAARYLLSLGHTKIGYVMGQPRIYNFDYRQKGFNDALNEAGITIDKQHIYHLPAMQIGIYEQAKNQIQATTDLPTAIFCENDYMAISIIKILADIGISVPDDVSIIGFDNISEGNVVTPELTTIHVKKNLLSAMSLQQLSQQIETKHPNDSYQILINTSLIERNSCKTLK
- a CDS encoding topology modulation protein, with protein sequence MKKICIIGPSGAGKSTFARRLGAALVIPVFHLDQMFWRENWQSIGKDALLDDSKEVMTTESAWIIDGNYADSLPLRLEYADTVIFLDFPRRIYFPRVIKRYFQYRGRTREDMSAGCEEKLDLEFLTFVWNFKRESRPRVIAALAQSSSEFDLIVLKNPRQVREFLGLLVK
- a CDS encoding transketolase family protein, with the protein product MSNKVANRQVVCDVLVAAGQQNRDLVVLTSDSRGSASLAKFAEQLPEQLVEVGIAEQNLVSIAAGLAHSGKRSFVASPACFLSMRSIEQIKVDVAYSNTNVKLVGISGGVSYGALGMSHHSLQDIAVTRAIPNLQVLLPADRFETEAMFRALVVSNQPAYIRIGRNPVADCYESADYGFTIGKGVKLRAGTDITIIATGEMVRVALDTAELLAQINIACSVINIHTIKPLDIELIRSEAEATRRVISLEEHSIFGGLGAAIAEALSMTTNVIHKIIGIPDEPVVTGSSAEIFSHYGLDAQSVYEVAQEMVGGHDG
- a CDS encoding L-fucose/L-arabinose isomerase family protein, which codes for MSKVRIGFAPTRRNIFSAPDAVKYAELTRVKLDQLEIDFVDIAEFNEDGLLYDEADLEPIIEKFKAANIQGLFLPHTNFGTEYVCARLAKALGVPVLLWGPRDERPDEDGIRLRDTQCGLFATGKVLRRFQVPFTYMTNCRLDDPEFERGITDFLAVCRVVSAFNSIKILQIGPRPYDFLTTMCNEGELLEKFNVQLAPVPIPELIAEIHQVKKVALSEIDVTVMHCQKCTHVQMQQQDLEMVAALKVAMQNLCRKYGCNAIAIQCWTALQDEIGIMPCAANAMLIDEGIPVVCETDIHGAITSILIEAASREGKKSIFADWTVRHPDNENGELLQHCGLFPFSAAREKPTLGYPLAFSHPGAVAAEAKHGELTLCRFDGDNGEYSLLLGNAKAIEGPYTKGTYLWVEVANLKRLEEKIVSGPYIHHVSGIHEDVVPILYEACKYIGVTVDLYDPIEEEVRAYLRGE
- a CDS encoding transketolase produces the protein MVDLEQKALQIRQATLDLIYKQGAGHLGSDLSCTDILVALYYAVMNIDAANPEASERDRYIQSKGHAAEVYWTILADKGFFPKEELDTFSQYGSRLIGHPNNKVGGVEMNTGSLGHGLAIATGIALAAKMDSKSYHTYVLMGDGELAEGSVWEAAMAAPHYQLHNLTAIIDRNGLQISGASEQVMAVEPLADKWEAFGWHVIEVDGNNVNELVRVLHQEPVPAKPTMIIANTIKGKGIHAAENNPAWHHYVPNEGEYLAATKDLQTGGERNE
- a CDS encoding DUF4038 domain-containing protein — its product is MFDISKDKRYFLVDGEPGFYLADTCWSAFTNISDEDWQYYLSVRKQQGFNVIQINMLWQWDSSATNLALLPFGKNADGTFDFSKRNDAYFDRAVRMVAQARDYGITVALVLLWCNYLPDTWATKLKATSLFPLDLVEEYAEYIAQRFAKYQPIYIISGDTDFPNDTVIEYYERALNAVKRVDPNGLTTLHIQGRADSLPKRLQNNSGLDFYMYQSGHNSAYQETTYLLAEKFAGEQPQKPVINSEPCYEQMGYSRKVYGRFNRFDVRRAAWQSVLSGASAGVTYGAHGIWSWHTASEDFDSSVGEAFEPPYDWHTALHFEGAWDYAYIKTFFESHHLHDIKPCQDIILGSPEIRAAQHEQAIYIYLPSNIKLQLKGDYQQYKISAVHLETKQTSMLDAKYNEDKQITTLAMHPFIGDALYILEK